A genomic region of Prionailurus viverrinus isolate PVI mitochondrion, complete genome contains the following coding sequences:
- the ND5 gene encoding NADH dehydrogenase subunit 5, with protein MNLFTSLILTAMFILLLPIIMSITQLYKNNLYPHYVKTTISYAFTISMIPAMMFISSGQEAVISNWHWLSIQTLKLSLSFKMDYFSIIFIPVALFVTWSIMEFSMWYMHSDPYINRFFKYLLMFLITMMILVTANNLFQLFIGWEGVGIMSFLLIGWWYGRTDANTAALQAILYNRIGDVGFIMTMAWFLTNSNAWDFQQIFITQHENLNIPLLGLLLAATGKSAQFGLHPWLPSAMEGPTPVSALLHSSTMVVAGVFLLVRFHPLMEQNKTMQTLTLCLGAITTLFTAICALTQNDIKKIVAFSTSSQLGLMIVTIGINQPYLAFLHICTHAFFKAMLFMCSGSIIHSLNDEQDIRKMGGLYKPMPFTTTSLIIGSLALTGMPFLTGFYSKDLIIETANTSYTNAWALLITLIATSLTAAYSTRIMFFVLLEQPRFSTLNLINENNTYLINSIKRLLIGSIFAGYLISYNIPPTTIPQMTMPHYLKLTALAVTITGFILALELNLAAKNLKFTHPSSLFKFSNLLGYFPIVMHRLPSKMSLTMSQKSASMLLDMIWLENVLPKSISYFQMKMSTTVSNQKGLVKLYFLSFMITLALSLILLNSHE; from the coding sequence ATAAACCTATTCACCTCACTTATTTTAACTGCAATATTCATTCTACTTCTACCTATTATTATATCCATCACCCAACTATATAAAAACAATCTATATCCCCACTATGTAAAAACTACAATCTCTTACGCCTTCACCATCAGCATAATCCCAGCTATAATATTTATCTCCTCAGGACAAGAAGCGGTTATCTCAAACTGGCACTGACTATCAATTCAAACCCTTAAGCTATCACTGAGCTTTAAAATAGACTATTTCTCAATCATCTTCATTCCCGTAGCACTTTTCGTCACATGATCAATCATAGAATTCTCAATATGATATATACACTCAGACCCATATATCAACCGATTCTTTAAATACCTCCTCATATTCTTAATTACCATAATAATCTTAGTAACCGCTAACAACCTATTTCAACTATTCATTGGTTGAGAGGGAGTAGGGATTATATCTTTCCTACTCATTGGATGGTGATATGGTCGAACAGACGCAAACACCGCTGCTCTACAGGCAATCCTCTACAACCGCATTGGGGATGTAGGCTTTATCATAACCATAGCATGATTTCTTACTAACTCAAATGCATGAGACTTCCAACAAATCTTTATCACCCAGCATGAAAACTTAAATATTCCACTACTGGGACTCCTACTAGCAGCTACAGGCAAATCCGCCCAATTCGGCCTACACCCATGACTACCATCAGCCATAGAAGGTCCTACTCCTGTCTCCGCCCTACTTCACTCAAGCACAATAGTTGTAGCCGGAGTCTTCTTACTAGTCCGCTTTCATCCGCTCATAGAACAAAACAAAACTATACAAACCCTCACCCTATGCCTAGGGGCTATCACAACCCTATTTACAGCTATCTGTGCTCTCACACAAAATGACATTAAAAAAATTGTTGCTTTTTCAACCTCAAGCCAACTGGGCCTAATAATCGTAACCATCGGAATTAACCAACCCTACCTCGCATTCCTACATATTTGTACACACGCATTCTTCAAAGCCATACTATTCATATGCTCAGGATCAATCATCCACAGCCTGAACGACGAGCAAGATATTCGAAAAATAGGCGGGCTATATAAACCAATACCCTTCACCACTACCTCCCTAATTATCGGAAGCCTCGCATTAACAGGTATACCCTTTCTAACAGGCTTCTACTCTAAAGACCTGATCATCGAGACAGCCAACACGTCGTATACCAACGCCTGAGCCCTACTAATTACTCTCATTGCCACATCCCTTACAGCTGCCTATAGCACTCGAATCATATTTTTTGTACTTCTAGAACAACCACGATTCAGCACCCTGAACCTAATCAATGAAAATAATACCTACCTCATCAATTCCATTAAACGTCTCTTAATTGGAAGCATCTTTGCAGGATACTTAATCTCTTATAATATCCCCCCAACAACCATCCCACAAATAACTATACCCCACTACCTAAAACTAACTGCCCTTGCCGTGACCATCACAGGCTTTATCCTGGCATTAGAACTCAATCTCGCGGCCAAAAACTTAAAATTCACACACCCCTCAAGCCTCTTTAAGTTCTCCAACCTTCTAGGGTATTTTCCAATCGTAATACACCGCCTCCCATCAAAAATGAGCCTAACCATGAGCCAAAAATCTGCATCGATACTATTAGACATAATTTGACTAGAAAATGTATTACCAAAATCCATCTCCTATTTCCAAATAAAAATATCAACTACCGTATCTAATCAGAAGGGACTAGTCAAACTCTACTTCTTATCTTTCATAATCACCCTAGCCCTAAGCCTAATCCTGCTTAATTCCCACGAGTAA
- the ND6 gene encoding NADH dehydrogenase subunit 6 codes for MMTYIVFILSTIFVVSFVGFSSKPSPIYGGFGLIVAGGIGCGIVLNFGGSFLGLMVFLIYLGGMLVVFGYTTAMATEPYPEAWTSNKAVLGMFITGVLAELLTACYILKEDEVEVVFKFNGAGDWVIYDTGDSGFFSEEAMGIAALYSYGTWLVVVTGWSLLIGVLVIMEVTRGN; via the coding sequence ATGATAACATACATTGTATTTATTTTAAGTACGATTTTTGTGGTGAGCTTTGTAGGTTTTTCTTCAAAGCCTTCTCCTATTTATGGTGGGTTTGGTTTAATTGTGGCTGGTGGTATTGGTTGTGGTATTGTGTTAAATTTTGGGGGATCATTTTTGGGTTTAATGGTTTTTTTAATTTATTTAGGGGGCATGCTTGTAGTATTTGGATATACTACGGCTATGGCTACTGAACCTTATCCTGAGGCATGGACGTCTAATAAGGCTGTGTTGGGGATATTTATTACAGGGGTGTTGGCAGAGTTATTGACTGCTTGTTATATTTTGAAAGAAGATGAGGTGGAGGTTGTATTTAAGTTTAATGGTGCGGGTGATTGAGTAATTTATGATACGGGTGATTCAGGGTTTTTTAGTGAAGAGGCCATAGGTATTGCAGCGTTATATAGCTATGGAACCTGGTTAGTGGTTGTCACTGGTTGGTCTTTGCTTATTGGTGTATTGGTGATTATAGAAGTTACTCGTGGGAATTAA